In Palaemon carinicauda isolate YSFRI2023 unplaced genomic scaffold, ASM3689809v2 scaffold1211, whole genome shotgun sequence, one DNA window encodes the following:
- the LOC137635421 gene encoding uncharacterized protein, with protein MKKKTIFNLLLVLAACAGSPVPEDELSISGQGSQDLDIEASEPVHKSIVSRHNLEDPNLGCPEECACEDAPLKAASFVLTWMTSWGEDDLPQLHPNDVMESGDFVVSSTATDAELDVEVRGLHATCALMLETNLTQMISELPSRTMVLNLLQAATSKMTFIESGQLAPLRELKALHIQGYARKEAVQISGYFSNRVLDMVEHKEESKKLRDEDQDLQLALSEDALTSLVNLQLLDLQYVRLVAALEGGRLRRQIHPVSSKTLLDLPIQEFLSLTDQIRDLDLPPEIMSKMPTLPPASELQSEIEMILLEEREKEEDVVPYDVFKSESDAILAPFISQPQLKYLRVAHAKLDRVGQELLTGLNKLHTLTLEHNHIKILPPAMFSPTPKLRHLSLAHNNILEIEGNTFTGLDKLLTLDLDHNKLDRLGPSSFPSLPSLATLRLLNNPLTHVFPFTFSNVNNTERLLLGSRDVSVELHVDTFRQLSLLKVLQIENTTFISLSRALLEGMPYLKELTIHGRITSIDFDAFTATSNLEHLDLSHCHLNWLSLDAFFGLKKLRYLDLSSNSIDELAPGTFDHLSSLRELYLHHNNLTTLPLGIFVLVPAKLIQLHQNPWHCTCDLFQLKPTITNKVRQPAYTTCRWEETQGTVCTNEDPVRLKYDSRVAPLCASPPQHSYFDVFHVTTRRLKCPKHLFDPTPDPSPRRNVVKEAVKGDEPEAIIVSEEEPNWLPLTAFSAFPAEVKDLLKMAEAEMPEETYAPLTDEDYEDMEREREHLKEVQLKLEDTEEMQLERLNARRTFEVQVRSDEVDEEDEEEEEEVEVESLSVVSLTNGAEMPQGDEAKAYLRSFAKTTMNRQMRNYQKLKADEKMRMEAEHQQAMKDKQLKKEMYLKRLAEEKQRVKQQLETERKLMRERKAQQLQEFLRKQTD; from the exons atgaagaaaaaaaccaTCTTCAATTTACTACTCGTCCTG GCTGCCTGCGCAGGATCCCCCGTTCCCGAGGATGAGCTCTCAATATCAGGACAAGGATCTCAGGACTTGGATATCGAGGCATCGGAACCCGTCCACAAATCCATCGTATCGCGGCACAATTTAGAAGACCCGAACCTGGGATGCCCAGAGGAGTGCGCGTGTGAGGATGCCCCGTTGAAGGCGGCTTCTTTCGTGCTAACCTGGATGACCTCCTGGGGAGAAGACGATCTGCCGCAGTTGCATCCAAATGAC GTGATGGAATCAGGTGACTTTGTGGTTTCGAGCACTGCCACGGACGCGGAGTTAGACGTGGAGGTCAGGGGACTGCATGCGACTTGCGCCCTTATGCTGGAGACAAATTTAACTCAGATGATCAGTGAATTGCCATCAAGAACaatg gtACTAAATCTCTTGCAAGCAGCAACAAGTAAGATGACTTTCATTGAGAGTGGACAACTCGCCCCATTGAGAGAACTCAAAGCTCTTCACATTCAAGGATACGCAAGGAAAGAGGCCGTTCAAATTTCAGGTTACTTCTCCAATCGCGTCTTAGACATGGTCGAACATAAAGAAGAAAGTAAGAAATTGAGAGATGAAGATCAGGATCTCCAACTGGCCCTCTCCGAAGATGCGTTGACGTCTCTGGTGAACCTTCAGCTTTTGGACCTGCAGTATGTTCGTCTTGTGGCCGCCCTCGAGGGAGGAAGATTGAGGAGACAGATTCATCCGGTgtcttcaaaaactttgctagatTTGCCTATTCAGGAATTCCTGTCTCTCACCGACCAAATCAGAGACCTCGATCTCCCTCCAGAAATAATGTCGAAGATGCCGACGTTACCACCGGCCAGTGAACTTcaatcggaaattgaaatgattCTTCTAGAAGAGCGCGAAAAGGAAGAAGACGTTGTGCCGTACGACGTGTTCAAGTCTGAATCTGATGCTATATTAGCACCCTTCATATCCCAACCGCAGCTGAAATACCTTCGCGTGGCTCATGCCAAGTTGGACCGAGTTGGCCAAGAGCTTTTGACAGGACTGAATAAGTTGCATACACTCACACTGGAACACAACCACATCAAAATCCTGCCTCCGGCGATGTTTTCACCAACTCCAAAATTGAGGCATCTCTCCCTGGCTCACAATAACATCTTGGAAATCGAGGGAAATACATTTACGGGATTAGATAAGTTATTAACACTGGATCTGGATCACAATAAACTTGATAGACTAGGTCCATCTAGTTTTCCAAGTCTACCTAGTCTTGCTACCCTGCGTCTTCTCAACAACCCTCTTACTCATGTATTTCCTTTCACATTCTCAAATGTCAACAACACGGAACGGCTTCTTCTTGGGTCTAGAGATGTGTCCGTTGAACTTCATGTCGATACCTTCAGACAGTTGAGCTTACTAAAGGTTCTTCAGATTGAGAACACAACATTCATCTCGCTAAGTCGTGCTCTTCTAGAGGGAATGCCTTACTTGAAAGAATTGACTATTCACGGACGCATCACTTCAATCGATTTTGATGCCTTCACGGCTACATCAAACCTAGAACACTTGGACTTGAGTCACTGCCACCTCAACTGGCTATCACTGGATGCATTCTTTGGCCTGAAAAAGTTACGCTACTTAGATCTGAGTAGCAATAGCATTGATGAGCTCGCCCCAGGGACATTTGACCATTTGTCAAGTCTTCGCGAACTTTACCTCCACCACAATAACCTCACGACTCTTCCCCTTGGAATCTTCGTACTGGTTCCAGCTAAACTGATTCAGCTTCATCAGAACCCATGGCACTGTACATGCGATCTGTTTCAGTTGAAACCAACTATAACTAACAAG GTGAGACAGCCTGCATATACAACTTGTCGATGGGAAGAGACACAGGGAACCGTCTGCACTAACGAGGACCCAGTACGTCTGAAGTACGACTCCAGAGTAGCTCCCCTATGCGCATCTCCTCCCCAGCACTCGTACTTTGACGTGTTCCATGTTACGACCCGGAGGCTCAAGTGCCCCAAGCATCTCTTTGATCCGACGCCTGATCCATCCCCTCGCAGGAACGTCGTCAAGGAGGCTGTCAAGGGAGACGAACCCGAGGCGATCATTGTTTCTGAGGAAGAACCAAACTGGCTGCCCCTCACGGCTTTCTCTGCGTTTCCTGCTGAAGTCAAAGACCTGCTGAAGATGGCAGAAGCCGAAATGCCCGAGGAAACTTACGCTCCTCTCACGGACGAAGATTATGAGGacatggagagggagagagaacacTTGAAAGAGGTCCAACTCAAATTAGAAGACACAGAAGAAATGCAGTTAGAACGCTTAAATGCAAGAAGAACGTTTGAGGTTCAGGTCAGGTCAGATGAAGTTgacgaagaagatgaagaggaagaggaagaagtggAAGTGGAGAGCCTGAGCGTCGTCAGCCTAACGAACGGCGCCGAGATGCCGCAAGGAGACGAAGCCAAGGCCTACCTCAGGTCATTCGCGAAGACCACGATGAACCGACAGATGAGAAACTACCAGAAACTGAAAGCGGACGAGAAGATGAGGATGGAAGCCGAGCACCAGCAAGCGATGAAGGACAAACAGCTCAAGAAAGAGATGTACCTAAAGAGATTAGCCGAGGAGAAGCAGAGGGTCAAGCAGCAACTGGAAACTGAGAGAAAACTGATGAGAGAGAGGAAAGCGCAGCAGCTTCAGGAATTCTTGCGGAAGCAAACGGATTAG